The genomic stretch TAACCTTTTGAAACAGGTTACACTGAATATGCTCAATGCGCAAGAAAATGAAATGGATGTGGATGACATGGGTCGTGATGTGAAATTGGAGTTTGAATCAAGCACGGAAGAAGTTGtcacataaatataattcattataattgttGTATTTGACATCCATTGTATCATTCTAGACATTATGTGGCTCAAAGTGACAGATTTGATCTGTACTTACTAATGAGTCTCGCCACATGAAGTTGTTTGTATAATAATCCAAAGTTCCATGTATTTTGTAAACAAACTAAATTATGTTCAACTTGTGAAAATAATATGACTTAATTGTAGATGGAtgattgaattaaattaaatttcataagtCATAAACAATCTCTTACAAGATAACTTTGAATTCTTCTTTTCCAAGAAGATGATTGAGATTCATAAACTTTTCTATGTGTTTTgtcagataatattttttctatgacATCTTCAATATTTActgtaaattttaaagaattaaataattcaaaatcacCTGCTCCAGCTCTTTTCATTCTCCTTTGTgcatttttgtaacatttccATGGTTGTGGCtcaattattatacaatttgaaGAAGACTTAAGgaaacttaaaaattcaataaacttATCATCTCCATTGTTTATATGAATCCACATTGTTACTgagaaacaaaaagttatatcaaaacattttttgttgaatttttgtagatattctgtaattatatttttcccACTATCTAGAATAATATTGCAAGAGACAAACAGAATATTCTTAATTTCTCTATTAGCCCTTTCAATCAATATGGGATCTATGTCAATAGCTAGAATGTGTACTTCAGTATTGGGATATAAAGACTCCAAATATCGGTATAGTTGGATTGTAAGTTCTCCAGTATTACATCCAATatccataattaaaatttgtgatgtgtTTTTAAGTATCGGAAACATATCATGATGAAGATTTTGTAGTCTTTCGTTTACACTATGGAAGGagtagtaatttataaaatttccaAATTTAGCGGCTCCAGGATCTTTAccataaaaaagtaatgacGGGTCGTCGAGTGTATTATCCATTACCAAACAATTGAAAGGCGAATCAAGTTAAATCGTCTTACTTCCGGAACGGTACACTAAAAGTCCTGAAATCTAAGTACTACTTAGTAGTTAAGTACATATAAATTGaccaaatattaactatagtcgtatttttaattagacgaagccaactgacgtctgacagtagctaatgtcactttgtaaaataatgttgccatatttaaagtaatagtgatgcgttcagttcttgttaatcagatgaatgaacaatgagtgtgaatagttaatcatttcaaacaataaaagaatattatttctatttcaaaattgtataaaagtgctctgatataagttaggtactagtactatgtaactacaatcacttttttgacgtcttattacaaagcgcggcgcggcgactagtgccatcaccgatcattcattcaggggtttttactttgtcacaacactatttttatttcattaaaaactgacaacaccgtaaacgtcagttgacttcgtctaattaaaaatacgactatagaaaGGCTTTCAACACTAAATGTCATGTATTAGAAACTTTTACTTGtagaatgtaaaaaaatgtgtgttgTCCGAGTTGACGGAAtactatttacattttacgTATATAAGGTCACACGCTGACGGACTAGCCGCTAGCGAGTACTAGTGGTGGACAAAGGGCCTTactagggatgtgaaaaaataatcgattattaataaaatcgatttttttaaaagtaaaaatcgatttttgtacgcgattgttatatttaaaataatcgattatttttataattgaaaatcgaTCATAGTCGATTTTTTATCTGCGACCTCCCGACATTATGTCTGGTCTTTTATAACACGGGTCACGGACCTCGAACTATAAGGGATATTCGATATACATCGATGTTTACAATGCGATACATTGAATCCGATGCTTTAAAGATGTATTGATATACTAGAtgcattgatgtttttttgtaaaacatcgaaaggatgataaaaccagttaattttacaaaaactcaagtttgaatggaacactataatttaaaagtaaaataaatttatccaGCAGCACAAgattacatacaattaaaaagacaacaaaaatactgcaatgtgctactgaaaaggcatacactcagcatttatcaaatttcacctAAAATCTATCGAAACGagattaagttaatttcgattttgattattcttaaacgttaatttgtgtttatagtttctattgtttatttttaatttaaagaaccatgaaaaattaaatatttagggtgtttattttgaaattaattcaaaaatttggaataaatcgattaataaaaaaatattggttgtttgtaaagtaggtttacgatcgagatgtttacgtgataacgtcttattggtgatataagtttttgggaagtaaagaattaatgaagataacaattttttcaaattttaaattacatctatcgttttattcacacttttaatgataaatttcgggtgtaaaatgacaagtttacttattcgactatgatatacatttttcttcatacattcacggaatgactggcagcgctcgagatgagacgggagatcggtccgtctctctctcgttatacctgcgatcgcgctcgtgaggttttggtgtgacacaaatttctgaacatgtcacccgactaaaacgattttaaagacgttatcacgtcaaaacatcgattatttttttaagaaaaatccattatttattaatcgatttttcatgcaaaaaaaataatcgattaataaaaaaaggttgcgtgtacttatgtacgcgcgtaagaagttatacttctttggctttatttattttttttgaatataattaattaataattgatatttaacgtaaacaatttaataatatttagtatattattcaattaatattaaaaaatattggttgtttgtaaagtaggtttacgatcgagatgtttacgtgataacgtcttattggtgatataagtttttgagaattaaggaattaatgaagataacaattttttcaaattttaaattacatctatcgttttattcacacttttgatgataaatttcgggtgtaaaatgacaagtttacttattcgactatgatatacatttttcttcatacattcacggaatgactggcagcgctcgagatgagacgggagatcggtccgtctctctctcgttatacctgcgatcgcgctcgtgaggttttggtgtgacacaagtttctgaacatgtcacccgactaaaacgattttaaagacgttatcacgtcaaaacatcgattatttttttaagaaaaatccattatttattaatcgatttttcatgcaaaaaaaataatcgattaataaaaaaaggttgcgtgtacttatgtacgcgcgtaagaagttatacttctttggctttatttattttttttgaatataattaattaataattgatatttaacgtaaacaatttaataatatttagtatattattcaattaatattaaaaaatattggttgtttgtaaagtaggtttacgatcgagatgtttacgtgataacgtcttattggtgatataagtttttgagaagtaaggaattaatgaagataacaattttttcaaattttaaattacatctatcgttttattcacacttttgatgataaattacgggtgtaaaatgacaagtttacttattcgactatgatatacatttttcttgatacattcacggaatgactggcagcgctcgagatgagacgggagatcggtccgtctctctctcgttatacctgcgatcgcgctcgtgaggttttggtgtgacacaagtttctgaacatgtcacccgactaaaacgattttaaagacgttatcacgtcaaaaacaattattattattatttattatttgattatattattaattcaatttaataacttggtatgtttcataaccttttaactaagtaacaataggtctttgtgaaaaaacattgctaaatttctttgaaaaaataattaaaactcctttatttgtttaaaaggtaaatgaaaaatgtcaataatcattatggtcattcaaaatttgcGATCTtcgaacttcacgcatattctatttctttttacttgtagattgtctcaTAGACttagggtatgttccgatatacactgcgaccactgtacagagtaccgtcaatttagtatactgtgaaaccgtttctctatagccagctatactggttacaatttaaaacggaacgcagtccagtatactagtcagcttcgtttttcgacacagttttcaaatgagtgcatcaaagtttttcaattcaacaagaaaaactattattggagtattatcgcattaaaaaaaaatctatattaatattaactgtcaattgaattaatactacaaagaaagtaagttagaattttaaatgtttgttattaaactgtaagttatatcagccgttaggcattcaagtggttttgattgatcacgtgatcaaagcactgcgagtaccttacctcgaaaacgccagtgctcgcagtagaagtatagcggggatttgtgacgtcatatatttcctaggacgctgcggctgtatactgcagtccatagcggaacaaatttttgaacagtgggagcactatacagtactcgcagtgtatatcggaacatacccttaGTATATACTGGCGTATAGACGAACTGGCAGCTCGATAAAGCGTGACCAATTTTGATTTGTCAGTATGTGCATTAGCTAGTGATGTACCTTTTACTTTGGAGGACTATCGATAACTTATTGAAGTTAGATGTTCGACCCTTGGAGAAAGTTGTTCCATAGACTGTTTTTGTCCAGATTataattatgacattatgtaaaaaaaaatgcattaataaaaaaaacaacttttttcaTTGCTTCTTAATTTATTGACCTTTAAACAGAACAATCTTATTAAACTGGTTCCTTACAGTTTCCTTtcctaaattattaagtttacattCATACTTAAGTCGAATGTCAAAGTAAATTTCTATAacgtatttcattattaaatacctaaatGCAAATGGTAGGAGTTCTTCTTTGGATTCCAACCAACGCGCCCAATTAATCTCAACCATTTTCCTCTTAGTATAGTATCTAGAGGGAATCTGTTggacaaataatacaaaattgggCAAAATGGTTCAGATACGAGACTGTAAACGTAAGcaagcatttattttcataagtaaCATTCAAGATAAAATATCGATAATTCTATCGATTAATTTGAGTCAATCCCTAGCGtacatgtaaaattaattgatgaaatatttatcCACTAAAATCATgtaaattatcaacaaatggacTTCcacatatacaaaatatgaaagtaaacaaaagcattggcattattttatattttatataggatAAATGACAaattttaaccaaaaataaacgCGTCATGCCAGTGATGACGATTTGGGTATTTACCTGTGAAATGTGCAATTTTCAggattatttctattattaacaCCACAATCACTCACAGAACATGTAACCATTGTTGAATACAATTAGATTTACTGAAAATAAACCACGATGTACgcaaaaaatccaaaatactAAGGGGTTGTTTCTCCGCGTGCCGACTTGTGATGACCTGTCATACAAAACCAGTCACAGTTTCATTGGATTCGCTATCCTTTTCTATCTTGCCAAATTTCCGTAAGGGATTTTCTTCTCCCTCGCTCGCTTTGTTGGtctatatgttaacgtaaaattgtaaacaccgttagattgtaatctatcggttatcggtattcggtagattgtactacactaatttagttatcattcaaacttctttggtcaattacagattaattttacttcccaacaatttcatataactaccgaataataatacgttaatttgtaagcagttcgttgaggttcacaatctttcgacagtttacaatctcgcgagatagattacaatctaacggtttttacaattttacggtgacatatacgcCAGTATATACTAAGTCTAtggattgtcttattcccatctcgctcgcgcacgctataataacactgacaactttgtgtcacggtgcgcgcgcaatcgtaaaatttcactctcatcaatttttcataacgcgcctaaagaagtatacttcaaaaatctatttttttatgcagaatgtcacatctctAGGCCTAACGGTAAGCAGTGGCCGATAAGCTGAGCTTTACCTTGTTAAGTGTTAACTGTTAACTGTTAACATATGCTTAATGCACTATGCATCGTGGCAGTGGCACTGTCTACTGTCAGAATCTGTGAGACAGCTGACAGAGCGGTGGGCCAGTGATGTcaacttaaatttttctccACAAATTTTGGGGGTATCTACATGTCCAATAGGTTTTTCTAGAAGGTTGATTTATTGACGGGATGTTGAGAGTGTACTTTTGTGAAgaactttttataaaacgcTCGGTtctaaacaatttatattaatcctCGAACCCAAGCAACAAACTAAACCAAACGTTAACTCTAGGCGTGGCTATAACTAATACTTcaacagaaaaaaaacaaaaatctctttaaattatgtatgaaaagaaaaaacataGAAAAgttaagaaaaactaaatttaaagaaagtaaggttaataaataaaatcattaatttatattattagctcattaattaatatatgtaaatgtgCAATTAATGCACCTGTATAACTACAAAAGCTATTTTATACTacttgaatgtatttttatttcttatttaaattaggcTCTACCTCTCAATCCGAGTGaacaatacaaatttattttagggGATTTTAGTCTATATATTTAGAGGTATTTGAAGTAGGTTCTAGTGGAAATAGTAGGAGTAGTAGAAGTAGGGGTTGGTACGAGTTTAGCATTAGATCTTCTTGTTGTTTGAACTCTATGATTGTATGCTTAACAACCTCAATGAGACATAGTCTAcacagtatattattattaagtattcaCTCATCAGACTTCAGAGTGTAGTGTGTGTAAAAAATAGAagtcttttaaattatgtaatttagcGCCACCTAGGTGTACAATAGAATAACATGCGAGTTTACTTCTTTTAAGGGGCCTATCAAAACGCGGCGGGTAAATGTGAAATGAGCAATAGTTTACAAGTACGCTTTTTATCCGACAGATGTCATAAAACCGCTACAAGGCAGACCTAGCACGTCATTTTTATGTGTATTTACTATCTAGTAGTCCATCTAGTTATCAACACAAATATGGAATCCTctagaaaattaaatgttccgaagaaaatctatttaaagGCTCCAGCCTATATTCCTTAAAGGATCTAATGATATttgcaattatttttgtcaaatCGGAATTTTacgtataattttttgtgaacagAATACtacatgtaataaaaattaattattcaaatttacaactgttgtttaatttgttaaaaacttGGTTAAAAAAATGTGCTTGTGCTGCAGGCACTAAAAAAGCAGGCAGTAAAAAAGCAAATAATTAGTCTTCGGTTCCTGGCGATGCCAATGTAATAGAAAAAGTGTAAATATTTGGAAGTCACAGAAACCCATGTATTTGACGTTTATATTATCTGACGTTTCGCGCAGGGCTACTAGTTACCTTTTAAGTGCAAATCATTATGGGATCATAAAAAAACGAATCCTTTTTATTCCGtgaaaaataagtaatatgttacaattatttaattacacaagaTTATGCGTTTAACGACTTTCTTGTTGCAGAGTTAactgtcaaaataattacaaagataacagtaaaataatgaatagatataattttaataattattgcattGCGCTTGTTAACTTTAATTTCACCGACACGGTTGAGTAAAAGTACTTTCCTTTAATCGTAAACACATAATATGCGTTATTTCCTTATTTCAATATACTTATGTAGTAAATAGGTACATCCTGAGCAAAGAAGTGACTGATAATGATATAAGCACGCAAGCTAATCATGCTTGCGTATAGTTGAGTTCCGCACCATGCTTTTACCGATACCAAATAGCCAAGTATGCATTTTCACTTGGCAATCAAGAAGTACAAATAAATCTTGTGTTTCATTATAACCTAAACGTCATAACAGTGTTATTATGTGTTAATTCTAAAGAGTATAAATCTCTATTTTATGATAATTCATAAATCGAAACGTAAATGGTCACTGtttttacgtttttatatCCATAATTCAAACGTAAATATAGCTAAATATGTATTAGTTATCCTCGTACTACTAAAGGATAGTCGTAAACATGTCCGAAGGTTCTGAGTTTGGTTCTAGGCCAAATACTCGTCGGTCAGTAGGCAGATAAGGCTGACCAATTGTTCAACCTGCTTACTAAATGACCAATGAAACAGACGCAGAAATGTGTCTGCGCTTTTTAATTTGCGAGTTAGAAGAATTTAAGGAAACAGTAAAGTATCGCTTTTACGTCGTACTTCGCGGCGACTAAGTACCTACACTAAATAGTAAGTACGTACGAGTCccagctttaaaaaaaagggtgcgtgtacttatgtacgcgcgtaagaagttatacttctttggctttctttattttttaaaatattaaaaataaatatttaacgttcataattaaataatatttagtatattattcaattattaattaatattaatagtaataatttattattttattatattattcattcagtttaataactaggtatgtttcataaccttttaactaagtaacaaatATGTCTTTGTAAAAAGGCATTGCtgaatttctttgaaaaaataattaaaactcctttatttgtttaaaaggtactacaaaggccattatggtcattcaaaattcttggtattgctgctaacttcacgcatattccatttctttttacttgtagattgtcttattcccatctcgctcacGCACGCTCGGCGAccggctggtttaaaaagaattcgttagtgggcaacttcattctgttaattttgtgtcacggtgcgcgcgcatcttaaaatttcactctcatcaatttttcataacgcgcctaaagaagtaggtacctataacttcaaaaaataaacagaaataaaatacgaaattAACGACTAcgaaatttatgaaaaaaacgACTACTCGAAGCAACTTCAACTCGTAATTTGAATATAGAAATGGGACCTAAGTAGCATCTAACTCTCGAATGACATTATTGAAGGAATATTACTACACTATTGTTTTATTGTGTCTATCTGGCAAAAATGTGTCCTCTCCATGGTCATTGGTATATGATGGGATATAAAACCAAGCacagcttttttaaattttaaaacatttaaagttaCGTTTAGTTTCACAATGAGTTCTTAGTGTTTATTAGAATTATCCAAAGCTTATAAGTGTGAACTTACTTGTGTGTACTAGTGACTTTACAATCTTTATCGTTTTAgttatatcattattttttaggaATAACTGTAGTTTTTCCTAATGGTAATTCACTCGAAAGGATACGTTAATTCTGctgttttatatgtatatattataatttataatatatctcGCACTTGTTCGAGCCATCAAGTTTTTCAATTGATTTCAATCttatattatctttaacaaacttttaacaaatttttttgattAAGAACCACGTTGGCGAGCGCGGGTCAAAAGCATGTGAAACTATAGagaacattattataaatattctgtaaatattttttatacattttaataagtgttGGTTCATTATTTTACCGCAAATTGAAAATTGTTCAAACACTTGCGCAGCTAATGCATATGTGTTGCTTTTTGCAGTACATTTTATCGGAGAAATTCTCTTGGAAAATTGTTCTCAATCGTTTTCAAGTTCAGTTACGTAAGCATGCGTGCAAGAGAACTGGTGCGGAATAGCGGATGTTCGGTGATGCTCGTCGACGTGCTGCCCGCCGTTATAAAGTCGCTGCCGGTGTCTTGCCCGTCAGTCGTTATTGGGCCACCCTCATTCacccatttttttaatttagtgtaGTGTGTGACTAGAAAAATGTGTTCGTTTCTTCGGATACCCTTAACGATAGGCATCTGTGCTATGGTCGTCTCCGGACACGTTCATGGACCTAGGAGATCTCGGATGGATGATGATTTCGCACAGAATGAAATCGACAGTGGCAGAGCAGATGAAACCTCCTGGTGGCCCTCGGCTGAGTTCGCAGTATTACAAAAAGTATATGACGATTGCAGTGCGCAAAAACACATAACTGCATGTTTAAAGGGCAAGGCGCTTAATGCTCTGACGAGAGCCGTGGAACAGGTGACAACAGTGAATAAGTGATTTGTGAGAGAACTTTTGGTCATTTTactcattttattattgtgtcGAACAGGAAAGCGTTCAGCTTGCTGACGGCTTGACGTTGGTGAAACAGGCTGATGCCCCGAGCGCTGTGGCTGAGCCTCGCTTCTTTCCTGGGATGACCTCTGAAGAAAAACTCGATACCAAGCTACGAGCAAAGTTTGAGCAACTCTTAAATACTCACACTGTCTCTATGGATTTGATGTCTGAAGGCAGAGGTAGAGGTATGTATTGagaaagatttaaattttatgtaaatttcaaGTTTGCTGATAAATTGACATTTTACAGGAAAAAAGGTCCTGCCCTACCTGTTGCTCGGTATTTTCACAACCGTGAGCATAGTAGGAGGTATGGCTCTGAAGACCTTGGCTGCCATCGCTGGCAAAGCACTAATCGCCAGTAAGGTGGCATTAACGATCGCTGGTATTATCGCTCTAAAGAAACTCTTCAGTCACGATGGAGCAACTGGAGAAACGACTTTCCAAGTTCACGCCGATGGACATCATAGGTAATTTAAAGCTACCATATGAACACTAGGCAAACGTTATTCTGTGATTAAtatcaaatgtttttaattttagtcttTAATTCGAAGGCGAAATCTTTATGTGGTGAGGCCGGCACGCATTAGCGAGAATGATCCTTACCGGTTCTACGCTGACAAGATCCCAACGAATCCCGAAGAGCAGTCAAATTGAGCTCCTCACTACTTCGCTCAATCTTATCTATAGACCATACAAAATCTTCAAACCAAAGTACCGTCCATGATATTCTGATCCTGGGCACTAATTTATTCCGTGGTCCAAGTCTACGTTCTACGTCagtataagtaatttattctaatttatttatttgtgactACGGTTTaggtaaatttaatgtaaaataatttataaataaatgtaagacCAAATAAAAGGGAAACTGTATCGGTGGttttattgtgtattttataaaataagaaaattcttctaattatagtaaaatttaGTATACTTAATACATTCAATAGTAGTCTACTGactactaaatatatataaaatataattaacgcAAGTCAGGCAGCGTGGAACAAATTATCTCTTAGAATCAATAACATGTATTCGTTAGTAAGAATAATCCGCTTTCAAATTACTGTAATGGAAACAACTGTTGAGAATAAATCACGATAAGTTGAGATTTTCCACATGCAGTGTCTACTACGTTGGAAAGTAGAAAGCTTTTTCGACTCACTGCACATGCATAAATTGATAGTCTAGAGTTGCTTTATATGATCTTTTCGCTTTATTAAACATCGGGGTAACTAATTTCACTAGCACACTGACCTACTAAATCAATAATGATCGAGTGTGTTCCGGAAAGATGTTACTTCCTTTGCTATTTGCAGTCGTGTCTATAAATGCTTGATCAATCAGTGCGTAAAGGTATGTTAACAGCAAACTAATTTATTCATTCAGGAAAGCAGTGTTCGTAGAGTGTGGTATGGCATTTGTTCGGCGGAAGGTCAGCTCGTTGATTAGTCGAGCGCCGGTAAAGGCCGACCACATTGCGCGTTTGTGCACCCGAACGCTGTTTATAATGCAGATATGTGTTTGCCCAATCGCTACACGCTACGTTGGCTATATGGCATAGCTAATGCGGCTGGAGTCTCTTTGCATACGCAAATATAGGGCGGGCAGTCCAGGCCTGATTAAGCGGTACGCTGGCGGTGACATTGGATTCATTCCTGTTTTAGGAACTGACATTTCACTTGATTACTTTCCAGAATGTGTTTCAGCAATTCGTTACAAATGAGGAACTGTTTCCCAATGAATTGTTGGATGTTTCGATAatgatttgtgtttttttctgtATGTTGCTGTGTATTTAAAAGAGGAATACTTAATTGCGCGTCAGCCAATACAGTAATTTAGATATAGATGATGGTATTGAATAGATATATCGTCTGTCACTCCCAAAGGATGCTAGGAATAACCATTGCATTCAGTTATATTGTGGTCGCAGCACAAATGTACTCCCCAAGTGCACTCATTATTAATGTAGGAATGACTATAATTAGGCTAGTGTCTGTAGTGTAGCAGTCCACTGGCAAGTTCTTAAAATTACTTCTGGGGACATGCGCAAAATAGTATcggattatttttaaacagcaCTCATAGGTACATTTATGAATTTACTACCCacgaatttttcaaatttcctAAAACTATCGAAACCCAAAACGTGAGAAATACAcactacaaa from Pieris napi chromosome 15, ilPieNapi1.2, whole genome shotgun sequence encodes the following:
- the LOC125056597 gene encoding RNA 5'-monophosphate methyltransferase, with translation MDNTLDDPSLLFYGKDPGAAKFGNFINYYSFHSVNERLQNLHHDMFPILKNTSQILIMDIGCNTGELTIQLYRYLESLYPNTEVHILAIDIDPILIERANREIKNILFVSCNIILDSGKNIITEYLQKFNKKCFDITFCFSVTMWIHINNGDDKFIEFLSFLKSSSNCIIIEPQPWKCYKNAQRRMKRAGAGDFELFNSLKFTVNIEDVIEKILSDKTHRKVYESQSSSWKRRIQSYLVRDCL
- the LOC125056843 gene encoding uncharacterized protein LOC125056843 isoform X2; translated protein: MCSFLRIPLTIGICAMVVSGHVHGPRRSRMDDDFAQNEIDSGRADETSWWPSAEFAVLQKVYDDCSAQKHITACLKGKALNALTRAVEQESVQLADGLTLVKQADAPSAVAEPRFFPGMTSEEKLDTKLRAKFEQLLNTHTVSMDLMSEGRGRGKKVLPYLLLGIFTTVSIVGGMALKTLAAIAGKALIASKVALTIAGIIALKKLFSHDGATGETTFQVHADGHHSL
- the LOC125056843 gene encoding uncharacterized protein LOC125056843 isoform X1, which codes for MCSFLRIPLTIGICAMVVSGHVHGPRRSRMDDDFAQNEIDSGRADETSWWPSAEFAVLQKVYDDCSAQKHITACLKGKALNALTRAVEQESVQLADGLTLVKQADAPSAVAEPRFFPGMTSEEKLDTKLRAKFEQLLNTHTVSMDLMSEGRGRGKKVLPYLLLGIFTTVSIVGGMALKTLAAIAGKALIASKVALTIAGIIALKKLFSHDGATGETTFQVHADGHHRRNLYVVRPARISENDPYRFYADKIPTNPEEQSN